The Rhizobium sp. BG4 genomic sequence AAGGCCGCGACTTTACGAAACCGTATGTTGTAGGATGCGCATCATCGCGGTTACATTTTCGCTCGAACATCAATCTGGTGAAAACCTCAAATGCGCCTTCTCCTGGTCGAGGACGATCGCAAGACGTCGGAATACGTGGCCAAGGGCTTCGCAGAGGCAGGGCATGTCTGCGATGTCCTCGCCGATGGACGCGACGGGCTCTTCCAGGCTCAGCGCGAAGCCTATGACGTGATCGTCGTCGACCGGATGCTGCCCGGCCTCGACGGCCTGTCGCTCGTGCGGTCTCTGCGCGCAGCCCGCGTCGGCACCCCTGCCCTGTTCCTGACCTCCATCGGCGGCGTCGACGATCGCGTCGAGGGACTGGAGGCAGGCGGCGATGACTATCTGGTCAAGCCATTTGCATTCTCCGAGCTGCTTGCTCGGGTAAACGCGCTCGCCCGGCGCCCGCCGGTTCAGGAGCAGAAGACAGTTCTGAGGGTCGCAGATCTCGAACTGGATCTGATCCGCCGCGAGGCCCGCCGCGCCGGTCAGGCGATTGAGCTTCAGCCGCGGGAATTCACCCTCCTGGAAGTGCTGATGCGCGGCGAAGGACGGGTGTTGACCAAGACCATGCTGCTCGAACGCGTCTGGGATTTTCATTTCGATCCCAAGACCAGCGTCGTCGAGACCCATGTCAGCCGGCTGCGCGCCAAGATCGACAAGCCGTTCCAGACGCAGCTCCTCCATACGGTGAGGAACACCGGATATAGCCTGCATGCGCCTCGCTAGCCTGCGCCGTAGCACGCCCTTCCGACTGGCCATGACCTTTGGGGTGCTGTTCATCCTGACGTTCGTCGTCAGCGGCGCTGTCATGTATCACATGCTGCGCACGGGCCTCGCCCATGAGATGGATGCGTCTCTTCAGGAGATGAATTCCGTCATTGCGTCGACCTATGCGCCCGATGACATGGAAGATCTGATCGCGACGCTGAACAGCTACGTCAATCTGCAGACGACCAAGGACGGGCTCTATTCGCTTGTCGATGCGAGGGGGAACAGGCTCGCGGGCAACTTCACAGCGATCAAGATGCCGCCGGGCGTCTACACCATCAATCCGGAAGACATCGGCCAGCCCGGTTCCGGCAGATTCAGGATCCAAGTCACCGAACTTGGACCGAACCTCCTGGTGGTCGGAGAAAGTTTCTCCGACATGGATGACCTCTTGAAGATCGTGCTGGTGAGCCTTGGCTGGGCTGCCCTTCTGGTTGTCGTCGCGGCGCTGGGGGGCGGCATCTTTCTGGCAGCCAGAGCCCAACACCGCCTTGATGCGGTCGCCCGCACGATGCTCGACGTTTCCAACGGCCGGCTCGAAAGCCGGATTCCGCTCAAGAGAAAAAGCGATGATCTCGATCTCGTGGCGATGCAGATCAACAGCGCTCTCGACCGCCTTTCGGGCTTGGTCAAGGGGATGCGCCAAGTCAGTGCCGATATCGCCCATGAACTCAAGACGCCGCTCAATCGCCTGAAGATGACGCTCGGCGATGCGATTGAGGGTGCCGCCGGCGGTCGCGATGTCCGCTCGCTTTTGGCCGATGCGCGCGCCGAAAGCGACCAGATCAATGCGACTTTCGAGGCCCTGCTGCGCATCTCGCAGATCGAAGCCGGCGCGCGCCGGCAGCGCTTCCAGAAAGTCGACCTTGCCGGGATCCTGACCTTCGTCGAGGAGGTCTATGCCAGCGTGGCCGAAGACAATGGCCAGGTACTCGAGTTGCTCCCCTCGCCTTCGGTCGAGATTATGGGTGACAGAGAACTCCTCACCCAGATGGTGGTCAATCTCGTCGAGAATGCCATCACCCATTGTCCCGAAGGGACACGGATCGTTATGGCTCTGCTGCAGGCCGACGGTGAGACGGTTCTTCGCGTGGTCGATAACGGAGCGGGTATCCCTTCGGACGAACGAGACAATGTGTTCAGGCGCCTCTACCGCATGGACAAGAGCCGAACGACATCAGGAAGCGGACTTGGCCTCACCCTCGTAAGGGCCATTGCGGATCTACATTTTGCGCATATCGAGCTTGGCGACAATCGCCCGGGACTGGCAGTTGCCGTGTCGTTTCCAGATCCGCCGCCATCGGCCGGATAGAAGGTTGCTGGCCCCTCGGCAGTCACAAATCTGACATTCAGGTGGCCGTCAGGAAATCACATCATCAGCTTCGCAACACGCCATGCTGCGAGACACGATGAAGAACCACGCCAAGCTATCCATTGCCGTCGGAACCGTTCTCTCCATCGGGGGAGCTCTCGGCGGCTATGCTGCATACCTGCAGGCCGTTGGAAATTTCCATACTGTCATCAAGGGGCAGCTTTACCGTTCGGCGCAGCCGACCCCGGCGCAGCTCGACACCTATGTCAAAGATCACGGCATCAAAACGATCATCAATCTGCGTGGTGAAAAGCAGAATGCCGCCTGGTACCAGGCGGAAATCAGAACCGCCGCCGAACTCGGCGTCGAGCATATCGATTTTGCAATGTCGGCCTCCCGGAAGCTGACACCGGACCGCGCCGACGAGATCGTGGCGATCATGGCGGCAGCGCCCAAGCCGATCCTTGTCCACTGCCAGTCGGGATCCGACCGCACCGGGCTCGTCTCGGCGATCTATACCGACAGGATCGCTGGTGAAGGTGAGGACAGAGCCGAAAGGCAACTTTCCTTCTACTATGGCCACGTCGCGCTCCCCTTGATTTCGGCTGCCTGGCCGATGGATGCAAGCTGGGAAGATCTCGAAGCGCATTTCGAGCGCAAGGGCTGACCAGCGGATCGCTTTCCGGATGAAAGCGCCAGCAAAGCGCGGTTCTTTCAGCGTCCCGGCCAAAGATTGCGCAAAAGGAGACTTGAGCGCGCGATAAAACGCGACACCTCATAAAACGCCCGCCACAGCAAGACGGTCAGGTAGTGGTCAGCGGGCAGCTTGAAGCGCTTGAGACCGTTCTGGATCAGGGAGCCGCGTTCCGCGCTCTGGCGTATCGGCTGCGGATCGACAAACAGGCCCCGCAGGCCAGAAAGATGCTCGAGATCGAAGGCCAGATCATAGGGCAGCCGCATCGGAACGAGTTCGTCGACGATCCATCTCGCCGCCTTGCGATTGATGAGATAGGCACCGGATCCCTTTTCCCTCGTCAAAGACACGGCAAGCCTACGGCAGCGGGTGAGGTGCTGAAGTTTGAACTTCTTTCCGTGATTGACGGTCGACAGCCGGAGGATGTCCCATTTCCGCTGTTCGTCGAGCGCGGCACCGAGCACCTCCACGATATCCTCCTCGAATATCAGGTCGTCCTCGAGGATCAGTGCGTGTCCGGCGTCCGACCGGAGCATTCGCCGCGCACATTCGACGTGGCTGAGAAAGCAGCCGATCTCGTAGGGATTCGGCATGCGCCCGTGACGCAGGCGATATCCCGCCTCGTCGAAACCTGGCACCGGAAACGCAAGGTCGCGGCCGTCGATTGCAGAGACGCGTTCGAACTCCAGTCCCTTGGTGTGGATCCGCGCTTCCATCCGCAGACGCCGCTCCGGCGAGCGATCCAGGTTGATCAGATAGACTGAAAGCCTAGCGTTAAGTGTGGCGCTCAGGTCGCCGCGGTCTGCCGTGGCGGCGGTGTGCATGTTCATGGGAAGCCTCGAAGTGCAATGATCAGGCCCGAACGTTGCGCTTCGAATTTCACCGGCTGCTGACCGCAGCCATACGGATTTGTAAGGTCAGGGCACTCGGTCTTACCGATCCGTAAAGTTCGGGACAGGAAACCCCAAACTTAACGTTGCAGCCTCCTCACCGGCCCAATAACGGGCACTAGAAGGAGAAGAAAATGAACCGTTATCGCTCATTCAAGACCGCCATGGCGGCGATGATTGCTGCTGGCGCCATCGGGTTTGCCGTCCCGACGCCCGGCCAGGCAGCCGACCAGCAGAACGGCAAGGACGATCGCGCCGAATATTCCAAACTGTTGACGGCGAAGATCAGCCTCTCCCAGGCCATTGATGCTGCGGAAAAGAAGTTCGGCGGTAAGGCCGTCAACGCCGCGCTCGACAACGAGCAGGCGAACGCTGCCTTCGAGGTCGAACTCATGACGGCCAACGGCTCTCAGACCGTTGCAGTCGATGGCATCAGCGGCGCGGCGACCGCCGCGCCCGACCAGCAGGACAACGGCGGCGAAGACGTCGAATAACTCCCCTCCTTGCGGCTGCGGGGCGATGGCACCGTGGCCGCTCATCAGCTTGCCCGGACCCCGCAATGACACTTCCCATGTTTCCGCTACTCCTCGAAATCCACTATCGATGCGCCGATAGCCCCGACAACCAGTGGATCGTTCTGGACGCGGCGTTCGCCGAGGCTGAGTTGGAGCTTCTGCAGACCGGCATCGAACAAGGTTTCATCGCGTGCGATACCAAGACCGATGTCGCCGATTACTACCGGCTATCCCTCACCGAGCGGGCCAGAAGGCAATTTGGTCTTCCGAAGCCAGCTGTTCAAACCGGTCTCCTGCGCCAGCTGGCACGTCGTCTCTTTGCGCGATCTGACAAGCTTGGAGGCTGACGCTATTGCCCTTGAGGCGTGCGGCGCTCAGCATGCAGAGGCGCCATTCGTCCGACTTGCCTTTCGAGACCTATCGCATGCCGGCTTTGCGCGCAGCGCGCCAAAGGCTTTCCAACAAGATCAGGATGCAGCCGATCAGGAGGATGACCCCACCTGCTAGAGCATCGAGATGAGCATACTTGACGGCCGCGGTGATGATGAGGATGAGACCGAGCGCCAAGATGGCAAGGGCGCCGTCGTCGACGAACATGCCGGCGACTTCCTCGAAGGCGATCTTGAAAAGGTGCTTCATCGCACAGCCCCTTCGTCCGCGATGCGATGCTGGCGAAGGCCTTTCACGGCGAGCCAGGAGAAAGCAGCAAGCGCAGCAAAGATCGGGATCAGCGACAGATCGGCACCGGGCCACCGAGCGCCGATCCCCTCTCCGGTCCAGAAGATGCCGAAGGCGCTGATAAGCAGGCCAACGACAAACTTCAGGCTGTTTTCCGGAACCGACGACAACGGCTTATGGACGAACAGCCCGACGATCAGGACCAGAATACAGGCTGCGGCAGCGCCGATGCTGGCATACCCCATCATTCCCTGCCCTGCTCCGGTGGCGATCACGATGAAGACGACCTCGATGCCTTCAAGCAGGACAGCCTTGAAGGCGGCAATACCTGCAAGCAGATTGGCTCGCTGGTCGGCCGAGTGCCGGCGAAGGCTCTCGCTCTCCTTTGCAAAGGCCTTTTCCTCGTCATGACGCGCAATGTAGCCGGAGGCTCGAAGAATAGCTTTGCGGAGCCAGCGCAGGCCGAAAAGGATCAGAAGCGTGCCAATGGTAAACTGCAGCGCCTCGATCGGGATGAGGCCGAGTAACGGCCCAGAGTTATCGTCAAAAGGCCGAGGACGACAAGGGCAGCACCGCTCCCGATGAACGCCGGTTTCCAACTCTGCGTCACACCGACGGCCAGAATTATCGTGAATGCTTCGACCACCTCGACCAGCGAGCCGAGGAATGCAGCACTGATCGTTGAGGCAATGCTTGTGAGGGATGTCATTTCAACTTCTGCCTGGTGTAATCTCGAAGACCGGCGTCTGCACTTCGGCGCTGCCGATGCGCGCTACAGCGCACCTATTCACGAAGGCTGACGATCACCTGAACGTGCTCGCGATGATCGCCGCGACGGGCGCTGTTTGTCTCCTGCCGATCAGTTTGATCCCTCAGCAAACGCCGACGCCGGCAAACTCGATCCTCCCTTGAGGGCCTGAACTCACAAATCGAGCTCTCTGCGCAGCGTCTCCAGCCGCTCCATCGCGATCACACCGTCCGCAATGCTTGGCGCCGGAGTTGTTGCACCGGCCAGTGCAGGAACGACGTCTGCCAGCAGTGAGTGGTAGCCTTTCGGGTCCTCGTTGGCGGCGGCCGTAAAATTCGGCTTCCACGTCAGAGTGTCGCTATCGTCCTTGAGCGTCGCAGCCAGATCGTCGATCTTGAATGGAGGATTCCTGTGCCATTTGATCTCGATCACGTCGTCGACCTCGATGCGCTGGTGATCGCTCATCAGCTCGATGCGCTCCACCGGCGTTCCGCGGGACTGAATGGTTCCCATCGCGATGTTGCCGATCGCGCCGCATTCGAATTCGAAGCCGACATGGAAGAGTACGCGGCCGGGCGTCTTTTCGACCTTTCGCGCCGAGATCGTCCGTACGGGCGACACCAGGAATGACACGAGGTCCATATAGTGGACGCAGTGGTGCAGGAAGAAGCCGGTGTAATCGACGTTCCCGGCAAAATATCCGGGCGCCGTCATATAATAGCCGGTCAGTCCCATCACCTCGCCGAAACGGCCGGACCTGACGATGTTCGCGGCCATCCGGTTGCCGATCGAGTATCGCTTCATGAACCCCAGCAGAAGCGGCTTCTTCGCCTTCTCGGAGGCGGCCAGCAGTTCGCGTGCGCCTGCGGCACTTCCGGATGGCGGCTTTTCCATGAAGACGGGCAGGCCCCTCTCAAGTGCCGCCTTGCCGAAGGCCAGATGCTGGTCCGGGCCGACCGCCATGCCGATGGCGTCGAGGCCAGGCGTGCGCAGCAGATCTTCGACGTCGGTCACGAGATTGGTGACACCGAACTGGCGGCCAGCGCTCTTCAGGCGCGCGCCGTCGATATCGCACAGTCCGACCAGCTGGACGTCATGACGGACGAGCTGCGGGAGAAGCATTTGGGTTGCGTGGATGCCGCAACCGATCCAACCGATTTTCATAGTCATCGACGATATTCCGTAAGCAGGAGGTGGGATTTCATGAAGGCGCTCGACGCCGAGAGGCGATCGCTCTCGTCTTCGTGCGGCGCGCGCCACTGGGCAAAGGGCACGCCGAAGCGGTCGTCGGTGCGCCGGAAAGGCTCGAGCGATATCGGGCCGGTATAGCCAACCTCGTGCAGCGCCCGGCAG encodes the following:
- a CDS encoding winged helix-turn-helix domain-containing protein, with the translated sequence MRLLLVEDDRKTSEYVAKGFAEAGHVCDVLADGRDGLFQAQREAYDVIVVDRMLPGLDGLSLVRSLRAARVGTPALFLTSIGGVDDRVEGLEAGGDDYLVKPFAFSELLARVNALARRPPVQEQKTVLRVADLELDLIRREARRAGQAIELQPREFTLLEVLMRGEGRVLTKTMLLERVWDFHFDPKTSVVETHVSRLRAKIDKPFQTQLLHTVRNTGYSLHAPR
- a CDS encoding HAMP domain-containing sensor histidine kinase, which translates into the protein MRLASLRRSTPFRLAMTFGVLFILTFVVSGAVMYHMLRTGLAHEMDASLQEMNSVIASTYAPDDMEDLIATLNSYVNLQTTKDGLYSLVDARGNRLAGNFTAIKMPPGVYTINPEDIGQPGSGRFRIQVTELGPNLLVVGESFSDMDDLLKIVLVSLGWAALLVVVAALGGGIFLAARAQHRLDAVARTMLDVSNGRLESRIPLKRKSDDLDLVAMQINSALDRLSGLVKGMRQVSADIAHELKTPLNRLKMTLGDAIEGAAGGRDVRSLLADARAESDQINATFEALLRISQIEAGARRQRFQKVDLAGILTFVEEVYASVAEDNGQVLELLPSPSVEIMGDRELLTQMVVNLVENAITHCPEGTRIVMALLQADGETVLRVVDNGAGIPSDERDNVFRRLYRMDKSRTTSGSGLGLTLVRAIADLHFAHIELGDNRPGLAVAVSFPDPPPSAG
- a CDS encoding dual specificity protein phosphatase family protein, coding for MKNHAKLSIAVGTVLSIGGALGGYAAYLQAVGNFHTVIKGQLYRSAQPTPAQLDTYVKDHGIKTIINLRGEKQNAAWYQAEIRTAAELGVEHIDFAMSASRKLTPDRADEIVAIMAAAPKPILVHCQSGSDRTGLVSAIYTDRIAGEGEDRAERQLSFYYGHVALPLISAAWPMDASWEDLEAHFERKG
- a CDS encoding glycosyltransferase family 25 protein produces the protein MNMHTAATADRGDLSATLNARLSVYLINLDRSPERRLRMEARIHTKGLEFERVSAIDGRDLAFPVPGFDEAGYRLRHGRMPNPYEIGCFLSHVECARRMLRSDAGHALILEDDLIFEEDIVEVLGAALDEQRKWDILRLSTVNHGKKFKLQHLTRCRRLAVSLTREKGSGAYLINRKAARWIVDELVPMRLPYDLAFDLEHLSGLRGLFVDPQPIRQSAERGSLIQNGLKRFKLPADHYLTVLLWRAFYEVSRFIARSSLLLRNLWPGR
- a CDS encoding PepSY domain-containing protein, translated to MNRYRSFKTAMAAMIAAGAIGFAVPTPGQAADQQNGKDDRAEYSKLLTAKISLSQAIDAAEKKFGGKAVNAALDNEQANAAFEVELMTANGSQTVAVDGISGAATAAPDQQDNGGEDVE
- a CDS encoding Gfo/Idh/MocA family oxidoreductase, with translation MTMKIGWIGCGIHATQMLLPQLVRHDVQLVGLCDIDGARLKSAGRQFGVTNLVTDVEDLLRTPGLDAIGMAVGPDQHLAFGKAALERGLPVFMEKPPSGSAAGARELLAASEKAKKPLLLGFMKRYSIGNRMAANIVRSGRFGEVMGLTGYYMTAPGYFAGNVDYTGFFLHHCVHYMDLVSFLVSPVRTISARKVEKTPGRVLFHVGFEFECGAIGNIAMGTIQSRGTPVERIELMSDHQRIEVDDVIEIKWHRNPPFKIDDLAATLKDDSDTLTWKPNFTAAANEDPKGYHSLLADVVPALAGATTPAPSIADGVIAMERLETLRRELDL